Part of the Paenibacillus kyungheensis genome, CAACGATCCTTTCTTAGAACAGCATCGGTTTACATCATGAAGTCAATCACAAAGGGGACTACATATGACAGTACTTTTTTCGTTTTTGAAAAAATATCGGGTTGCAGCATTTTTGGCGCTGGGTATGATGTTAGTCGAATTGGCGCTTGAATTGTTACAGCCTTTTTTGATCTCTAAAATTATTGATGATGGTGTAACGCAAAAAGATATTTCGACGGTATTGTTATGGGGCGGTATTCTTACAGGTGGTACGATTATTGCTTTTTTTGCAGGTATATTCGGGTCATTTTATGCCGCTCATGCCAGTCAAGGGTTAGGTTATGATCTACGGGAAGCGGTCTATAACAAAGTACAATCGTTCTCGTATGCATTATTTAATCGCTTTTCTTCTTCCTCTTTGATCACGCGTTTGACCAATGATATTACCCAGTTGCAAGATATGGTGTTTATGGGATTGCGATTTATGCTACGGATGCCGTTGTTGGTTGTCGGTAGCAGTGTAATGGCTTTACTTGTTAATGTGAAATTAGGATTGTTATTAGTGGTCGGGATTCCGATTCTTTTATTTTTTGTTATTGTGATTATGCGCAAGGCATCAGGATTGTTCCAACAAGTACAGCGTCGTCTGGATACGGTTAATAGTGTGATGCAAGAAAATCTTACAGGCATGCGCTTGATTCGAGTATTTGTTCGCAAAAATCATGAACGTCAGCGGTTTGAAGAGCGCAGTAACAATTTGATGAAAGGCACCGTGTCGGCATTACGCTTAACGGAAACAACGATGCCTTTTATTTTATTGATTACCAATGCCAGTATTATTGCGGTTCTCTGGTATGGACACTTGGATATTATCGTGGGTCAAGCTTCGGTCGGTGAAGTGGTAGCGATTATCAACTATGCGATGCGTACGATGGGTGCTTTATCTGCCTTTTCAATGATTGTAGCTTCTTTCTCTCGTGCCAAAGCATCAGCAGAACGGATTCAAGAAGTGATGTTTACCGTTGAAGATGAACGTCCACAAGGCAATCAAGATCAATATGTTGCAGGTTCTGCTTCATCTGTAAGCGCATTACAAAAGTCTGATCCTTCTCACATTGGTGTAGCTTTCCGTCAGGTGAGTTTTCATTATCCTGGTACAGAAGCAGAAGTGCTCCAAAATATTGATTTTATAGCTCGTGCTGGTGTAACTACAGCGATTATGGGTTCTACCGGTTCAGGCAAGTCGTCGCTCGTTCAATTGATTTTGCGATTATACGATAGTGATCATGGAGAAATTGATGTATTAGGTAGACGTATTCAAGAGTTAGATGATAATCAATTGCGTGGATTAATTGGATATGTACCTCAAGAAATTGTGTTATTTACCGGCAGTATTCGTGAAAATATATCATGGGGTTACGAGCATGCCACACTTGAAGAGATTCAAGAAGCGGCTCGTATTGCACAGATTCATGACACCATTATCAAGTTGCCCCATGGATATGATACATTGCTTGGTCAGCGTGGAGTCAATTTGTCAGGTGGACAGAAGCAACGGATCTCTATCGCAAGAGCATTGGTACGTCGTCCATCGATTTTACTTTTAGATGATAGCACCAGTGCATTGGATGTACGCACAGAATCGTTATTGCTTGATGCTCTACGTGAATTATCATGTACGACATTATTGATTACACAAAAGATCAGTTCAACGATTCGAGCAGATCAAGTGTTATTGCTGAGTGACGGTCAATTGATTGCACAGGGCGATCACGATCATCTGTTAGAGACCTCCGAGCTATATCAACAGATTTATGCATCCCAATTTGGAAAGGAGGAACGAGAGCATGTGGAAAGCACTAACTGATCCTTTACGTTATCCCAAGCCTGCTGTCATGACGGAAGCAGTAGCAAACAAATCGACAAAAGTCGAACCTGTAGCTGGTAAAAAGCGTCGTGCAAAAGACTGGAAAGGAACGCTAGGAAGAATCTGGTACTACCTTGCTGAACGCAAACTGAAGTTAATGCTAGTACTCTTTATGGTGTTACTCACGTCAGCGCTCACGTTGCTCGGCCCTTATCTGATCGGGATAGCGATAGATGATTTTCTTGCTAGGGATGCAGGGCAGATGTGGGTCTGGTTCCTTGTTGGCTTAGCTGTCGTATATATTCTCAATTCGGTTACGTCGTGGCTACAAAATATATGGATGATTGAGATTGCGCAAGAAACAGTCTACCGGATGCGAGTCGATTTATTTTCCCATTTGCACCAATTACCTATTCCTTTTTTCGGCAAAAGACAGCAAGGGGAATTGATGAGTCGGGTGACCAATGATATCGAAAATGTCAGTTCTACACTTAATAGTTCAGCCATCCAAATTTTCTCCAGTGTATTGACGTTGATTGGTACATTGGTCGTAATGTTGTGGCTGAGCCCACTGTTGACGTTGATTACATTTCTCGTAGTGCCGTTGATGGCATTCGGTATGCGCTGGATTACAAGGCGTACAGGACCGTTATATCGTGAACGTCAGAAAAATTTGGGTGATCTGAACGGATATATCGAAGAGACGTTGTCTGGTGAAAAGATTATCAAAGCGTTTGCTCAAGAACAACGAGTGATCGGTGAATTTGGAGAGCGTAATGATCGCATCCGTTTATCTGGATTTTGGGCGCAGACGATCTCCGGGTTTATTCCTAAGCTTATGAATGGATTGAATAATTTGAGCTTTGGTCTGATTGCAGGAGTAGGCGGTATATTGGCGATCAAAGGCATGATTACAGTAGGTGTGATCGTTATTTTCGTCGAGTATGCACGTCAATTTACCCGCCCGTTAAATGATCTTGCCAATCAGTGGAATACATTGCTATCAGCGATAGCTGGGGCAGAGCGTGTATTTGAAATTTTGGATGAATCGGTAGAAGCAGAAGATGAACAACAAGCTGTTCAGGTGGATCATATCGAAGGTGCTGTCGTTTTTGATGATGTATCGTTTGCTTATGATACCAGTGAGGGTGGCGATACATTACAGCATATTTCATTTACAGCACAACCGGGTGAAATGATAGCTCTTGTAGGGCCTACCGGAGCAGGCAAAACGACATTAATTCAATTGATTTCTCGCTTTTATGATGCCGATCAAGGCAAGATTACGATTGATGGACGGGATATCCAAAGTATTAAGCGAGAAAGCTTGCGGTCACATACAGCATTTGTATTGCAAGATTCATTTTTATTTGAAGGTACAGTGATGGATAATATCCGCTATGGTCGACTGAATGCGACAGATGAAGAAGTGCAAGATGCCGCAATCCTAGCCAATGCGCACTCGTTTATCGAACGATTGCCTGAAGGATATAACCATCGTCTCAATCGAGATGGTGGTGGAATCAGTCAAGGGCAACGACAACTCATCAATATCGCACGTGCGTTGTTAGCTGATCCTTCGATTCTGGTATTGGATGAAGCGACCAGCAGTATTGATACGGTCACCGAGATCAAAATTCAAGAAGGATTACAGCGCTTAATGGAAGGCAGAACAAGCTTTG contains:
- a CDS encoding ABC transporter ATP-binding protein, which produces MTVLFSFLKKYRVAAFLALGMMLVELALELLQPFLISKIIDDGVTQKDISTVLLWGGILTGGTIIAFFAGIFGSFYAAHASQGLGYDLREAVYNKVQSFSYALFNRFSSSSLITRLTNDITQLQDMVFMGLRFMLRMPLLVVGSSVMALLVNVKLGLLLVVGIPILLFFVIVIMRKASGLFQQVQRRLDTVNSVMQENLTGMRLIRVFVRKNHERQRFEERSNNLMKGTVSALRLTETTMPFILLITNASIIAVLWYGHLDIIVGQASVGEVVAIINYAMRTMGALSAFSMIVASFSRAKASAERIQEVMFTVEDERPQGNQDQYVAGSASSVSALQKSDPSHIGVAFRQVSFHYPGTEAEVLQNIDFIARAGVTTAIMGSTGSGKSSLVQLILRLYDSDHGEIDVLGRRIQELDDNQLRGLIGYVPQEIVLFTGSIRENISWGYEHATLEEIQEAARIAQIHDTIIKLPHGYDTLLGQRGVNLSGGQKQRISIARALVRRPSILLLDDSTSALDVRTESLLLDALRELSCTTLLITQKISSTIRADQVLLLSDGQLIAQGDHDHLLETSELYQQIYASQFGKEEREHVESTN
- a CDS encoding ABC transporter ATP-binding protein, producing MTEAVANKSTKVEPVAGKKRRAKDWKGTLGRIWYYLAERKLKLMLVLFMVLLTSALTLLGPYLIGIAIDDFLARDAGQMWVWFLVGLAVVYILNSVTSWLQNIWMIEIAQETVYRMRVDLFSHLHQLPIPFFGKRQQGELMSRVTNDIENVSSTLNSSAIQIFSSVLTLIGTLVVMLWLSPLLTLITFLVVPLMAFGMRWITRRTGPLYRERQKNLGDLNGYIEETLSGEKIIKAFAQEQRVIGEFGERNDRIRLSGFWAQTISGFIPKLMNGLNNLSFGLIAGVGGILAIKGMITVGVIVIFVEYARQFTRPLNDLANQWNTLLSAIAGAERVFEILDESVEAEDEQQAVQVDHIEGAVVFDDVSFAYDTSEGGDTLQHISFTAQPGEMIALVGPTGAGKTTLIQLISRFYDADQGKITIDGRDIQSIKRESLRSHTAFVLQDSFLFEGTVMDNIRYGRLNATDEEVQDAAILANAHSFIERLPEGYNHRLNRDGGGISQGQRQLINIARALLADPSILVLDEATSSIDTVTEIKIQEGLQRLMEGRTSFVIAHRLNTIRAADQILVLRDGQILEKGSHDQLLDTGGFYSDLFYSQLHSSDALQA